The Haloarchaeobius litoreus DNA window GTGGAGAGCCTCAATGAAAATGTCGAGATTCAGGCAGTCGGTCTTGGTGGCGGTACCAACCAGACATTCCTTGAGGAGCTAGCCAGCACGACCGGCGGGAATGCATCTCAGGTTGATAATTCGGGCCAACTCAACGAGACGTTCCGTCAGATTGCTGGAAGCGTTACCGACGAGCGGTACAACGTCATCGAGTACAAGGACACGACGGTCGAGGTGAGCATCAACGACGAGACAGTCACGCTGTCCGGCAACGCGAACGACCCGACTGCGTCGACCCGTCCCTCGCGGACCATCAACATCGCCGACACGCTCGGCGTCGACGAGGAGCAGGTCGAGGAGTACGTGGGGACGATGCTCTCGGCGGAGGCGACGACGTACGACTGTGCCAACGTCTCCGAGACCGGAGACACGCAGACCCACGGCGGCGAGGAGTACGACGAGGTGACCTGCAACGGGACCGAGGGGACGTTCGACCAGATAGACAACACGACGTCCGACCACGAGATCTACGTCGACGGCGAGGACGTGCCGGACGACTCAGACTTCGACACCGGGTGGTTCAAGCAGCAGAGCTTCAGTCAGGTCCTCGACGAGTACGAGACCGATACCGGGACGCAACTCGTCGACGACAGCACCGACACCTTCGACCTCGGCGAGAACGACGCGGTCATCGTCGTCCGGACGAACAGCTCGAACGGCGACACGGACTACGTCGTCCTCCACTTCGAGGCCTGGAACGAGGAGCCGTGGGTCGTCAACGGCTCCGACGACGGGAGTAGCCAGGTCGTCGGCGACGACAGCTCCACCCCGGACCCGACCGACGACAACAGCTACGTCATCGACATCGACCAGAGCAATGTCGAGGTCGGCAACGAGTCCGCCAGCATCGTCGCCATGCCGGCCGACGTCACCCACGCCGTGACGGCCGGCGATGCAGGCGTCACGCCGGCTGCAGCTGGCGGTCCGTCGATGGCGCTGGCCGCCGACGCTCGCGCCCGCGCGGCGGTCTGAGCCGACAATCACGCCTTTTTTGTCCAGCCCCTCTGGAGTGGAGCGTATGACGACGACGCAGGAGCAGCTGGCCGGACTGCTGGAGCTCACACGGCCGGTCAACGCGCTGGTCGCCGGGGTGCTGACGTTCATCGGCGCGTTCGTCGCGGTCGGTGCCAGTGTGTTCGATCCGGCACCCGTGACGAACGCCGCCGCGGCCGTCGCGGCCACGGTGCTGGCCGCCGCCGCTGGGAACGCGATCAACGACTACTTCGACCGTGACATCGACCGGATCAACGACCCCGACCGTGCAATCCCGCGCGGTGCGGTCACGCCACGTGGTGCCCTGCTCTGGAGCGCCGTGCTGTTCGTCGGGGCGGCCGTCGCCGCGCTGTTCCTGCCGCTTCTCGCCATCGGCATCGCCGCGTTCAACCTCCTCTCGCTGGTGCTCTACACCAAGTTCTTCAAGGGGACGCCGGGCTTCGGCAACCTGCTCGTCGCCTACCTCGGCGGCAGTACGTTCCTGTTTGGGGGGGCGGCTGTCGGCAACGCCGCGACCGCGGCCACGCTGTTCGCCCTGGCGGCGCTCTCGACGGTCAGCCGGGAGATCATCAAGGACGTCGAGGACATCGACGGCGACCGGGAGGAGGGACTGACGACGCTCCCGGTCGCTATCGGGGAGCGGCGGTCACTGCTGGTCGCCGCCGGCGCGCTCGCACTCGCCGTGCTCGCGAGCCCGGTCCCGTACTTCACGGGGACGTTCGGCGTCGTCTACCTGGTCGCCGTCCTCCCGGCGGACGCGGTGATGGCGTACGCGGCCTACGAGGGATTCTCGGACCCGACGGCCAGCCAGTCGCGCCTGAAGTACGGCATGTTCCTCGCGGCCGGTGCATTCATCGTCGGGCGGGCCGTGGTTGCATTCGGATAGCGTCATGGAAATAACCGTTCCTGTCGAAGGTGAGATAATCAAAAACACTATAAGCTGGATGCCGTATCGTTCTACCAGACGAGGGAATGGGCTGCGCGTACAACAAACTGCGGTGCCGGTTTCAGGTGACGAGGGCACGCCATGTATGACCTTGCTGACGTTCTACCGGATGCGGAACTGGACCCTGGGACGAACCTGCTGATTGCAGGGCCGCCGCTGACGGGGAAACGACGGATCGCGCTCGACATCCTCGCCAGCGGATCGACGCAGGGCGAGGGGTCCATCGTAGTGACGACGAAGGACAGCGCGGAGAAGATCATCGAGGAGTACGCTGGTCGGGTCGACGACATCGACGCCGTGGACGTCGGCGTCGTCGACTGCGTGACGAAACAGCGTGGTGTCGGCAACGTCAAGGACGACGCCCGCATCAAGTACGCGTCCTCGCCCGTCGACATGACCGGCATCGGTATCAAGCTCTCAGAATTCCTCGAGGAGTTCTACGAGGTGCGTGGACACCGGAAGAACCGCATCCTGCTCCACTCCGTCTCGACGCTGCTGATGTACTCCGACCTCCAGACCGTGTTCCGGTTCCTGCACGTGTTCACCGGTCGCGTGCAGTCGGCGGACGCACTCGGCGTGTACGTCATCGACTCGACGGCACACGACGACCAGACCATGAACACGCTGAAGCAGCTGTTCGACGCGGTCATCGAAGTCGAGGAGGGCGACGGTGGGGAGCCCACCCTCCACACGGCCGGAATTGCGTCCAGATAACGAGATACGCTTTTCGCGCTGGCTTGCCTCTAGCGGTGCATGCCGATCCAGACCGACGCGGAGCTCGAGCAGCTGTTCGACCTCGACACCATCGCCGTCGTTGGCTGTTCCACCACGCCGGGGAAGGCCGCCCACGACGTCCCGAAGTACATGCAGGCACGGGGGTACGAGATCGTCCCGGTCAACCCGTTTGCCGACGAGATACTCGGTGAGCGGGCGTACGACTCCCTCGACGAGGTCGACCGAGAGGTCGACATCGTGGACGTGTTCCGCCCGTCGGAGGAGGTCCCTGGCATCGTCGACGACGTGCTCGAACGCGACGACGTCGAGGCGCTCTGGCTCCAGCTCGGCATCGCCGACGACGAGGCGGCCGCCCGGGCGGAGAAGGCAGGACTGCTCGTCGTCCAGAACAAGTGCATCAAGGTCGAGCACAGCCGTCTGCGCGGGTAGTTCCGGTCGATTCCGACCCCTGTAGCGCGCTACCCGTCCCACTCCGCGAAGGAGCGGTAGATCCCCTTCGAGAGGTAGCGCTCGGAGGAGTCGGGAAACACGGTGACGACGGTGTCGTAGGGCGCGTCTATCTCGCCGCTCTCGATTCGCTCGGCGACGCCCTGGGCCGCGATGCTCGCGGCGGCGGCCGAGGAGGCGACGAGCTGTCCCTCCTCGCTGGCGAGACGACTCACCTCTTCATGGGCCGCGCGGTCGGCCACCTGGACGATGTCGTCGACGAGCGAGGGGTCGAACAGCTCGTTCGTGTCGATGTCGTGGGTGCCGATCCCCTCTATCTTGTACTCGCCTTCGTCCGGGTGGGCACCTTTGAACTCGCTGTACAGCGAGCCCTCGGGTTCGACGGCGGCGACGTAGGTCTCCGGGTCCCGCTCGTGGCCGTACTCCGCGAGGCCCATCAGGGTGCCGGCGGTCCCACAGCCGGCGACGATAGCTCCGACCGCGCCGTCCAGGGCGTCGTAGATCTCCGGGGCGGTCGTCTCGTAGTGCGCCTCGACGTTCAGCGGGTTCCCGAACTGCTGGGGGACGACCGCGCCGTCCAGCTCGTCGGCGAGCTCGTAGGCCCGGTCGATGGCCCGCTCCATGCCGTCCTCGGTCGGGGTGTTGATGACCTCCGCGCCGAGGGCGCGCATGAGCTGCTGTTTCTCGACGGAGAAGCGTTCGGGGACGACGAAGACGGCGTCGACGCCGAGCTGGCCTGCCGCGAGGGCGAAGCCGATGCCGGTGTTGCCGGCCGTCGGCTCGATGACGGTGCCGCCCGGTTCCAGCTCGCCGCGGTCGAGCATCGCCTCCAGCATGTACTTCCCGATGCGGTCCTTCACGCTCGCACCGGGGTTGAACGATTCGAGCTTCGCGTACACCGACACCTCGTCGGGTGCGGCCTGCACTTCCACCAGCGGTGTCCGGCCGACGGTGTCGAGCACCGACCCCAGTGGCCGTTCGTGCGTCGTCATCGGTCGGCAATTGTTGTCGCCGGCCGATAGGTGTTATTACTCGTCGTCGGTGCCGTCTTCCGCGGTCGAATTCCCGCCTTCCGTCGCCTCGTCTTCCGTCGCCGCTGCTCCTTCTTCAGTCGCATCGGTGTCACCGCCCTCGTTGGTGTCGCCACTGCTCTCGGCGTGCGTGATGGACGCCTCGGCGATGCGCCGTTCGATGTCCAGCCCGGCGTCCTCGGCGAGCGCGTCGAGGATGACGCGCTGTTCCTCGAGCTCCCGTTCGATCGTGACGACCCGGTCGCTCGAATCCTCGATGTCGTCCTCGATGCGGGCGAGTCGCTCCCGAATGTCCATCAGCTGTGCGTAGAGCTGCTCCGCGCGGTCGGCGACGGTCTGCAGCGCCTTCGCCTTCGAACCCAGTCCCATACCCGGTCATGCGCACTCCGGGGTGTTGTGCGTTCCGCCTCCGCCGCGCCGGCCCGCCTCGTCCTTCGTCGGGCTTATGCGGTCCGCACTCGGATGCTCGGACATGGTAGACGTCCGGACGCCACCGACCGTCGGCATCGCCGCCGGAATCGGGTTCGTCATCGCCGTGTTCGCCCCGTACGTCGCGCTCTCCTCGTCTGGCGTGGCCGCGCTGGAGACGTACTACGGCTACGGGCTCGTCGCGCCGACGTACCTGACGTTGTTTGCGCTCGTCGGCATCGTCGTTCTCGCGGCCGGCCGTGAGGCCAGAACGGAACCCGACCTCGCCGCCGGGGTGGCGCTCGTCATCGGACTCGCTGCGACGCTGTTGACCCTGCTGTGGGCCACCGGTGTCGAGGAGAGCGTGGTGTCGAGCATCGGGACGGAGACGTGGCTCGCGTACCATCGGTGGGTCGTCCTCGCGCTCGGCGTCGTCTTCACCGGCACGAGCGTCTGGTACGCCGACGTTCTCGGCGTTCTGCGGGGCTGAGTCGGTCCGCTCTTCACCCGGTCGACCCCGTCGCCGCCGGTCGGTTTCCGAGTCGAAAAGACCTTAAGAGCCAAGCGGCTACGGTTGAGTGGACTAGGTCGGGCAGTTAGGCCCTGCTCGAAACCCGCGATATGGTCTTTAGCGGGGACCGAAGCCCGTGGACGTCCGGTCAGACGCGACCGGGCCCCGGGAGCCGACGTGGAAGCCTCGTCCGTCGGGGACGGCGGTCGCCGGGCGGTGCCCGCAGGGGCACTCGCCCGTCGTTGGTCGGCGGCACTGGGTCAGGCACGGAAGTGAGCAGCCCACCGTCGGACACCCGTCGCTCGATGGGTCGCGGGGTGGAGGAGGCCACCGGGACTCCCCGGCCGTGAACGCCGGGCAACCTCGGGGTCCACCACTCATATCGCATTCTCACCACCGACCAGCCGTTGGCTCGCCGACGAGCCTCGACCTCCTGCCGAGCCGACGGCTCGGAGTCGCTGCGTCGTCAGTGCGCGATACGAAAAAACGAACCGAGAGACGGCCTCAGTCGTCCGCCGGCACGTTCGCGAGCTGTTCGATCTCCAGCGCGCCGCCGACGGTACGGTTCGGGTAGGGGATGTCGATACCCTCCTCGTCGAACCGCTCCTTGACGGCCTGCACGTACTCGCCACGGGTCTTCACGAAGTCCGCACGCGAGGGGTTCTCGATCCAGATGCGGGATTTGAGCCCGACGGAGGAGTCACCGAGTTCGGTCAGCCGGACCGACGGCTCGGGGTCGTCGAGGATGCCCTCGTGGGCGGAGGCTTCCTCCAGGATGATGTCGGTCGCCTGGTCGATGTCGTCGTCGTAGCCGATGCCGAAGAGGAACTGGAGCCGCAACTGGTCCTTCGCGACCGGGTTCTTGACGACGTTGCTCGTCAGCTGGGAGTTCGGCACCGTCAGCAGTTCGTTGTCGAAGGTGCGGACGCGGGTCACCCGCAGGCTGATGTCCTCGACGATGCCGGAGTTGCCGTTCCACTCGATCCAGTCGCCGATGCGGAACGGCTTGTCGGTGAAGATGAACACGCCGGAGACGAAGTTCGCGATGATGTCCTGCATCGCGAAGCCGATGGCGAGCGTCGCCGCCGCGCCGATGGTCGCCAGGGCGGTCAGGAAGTTCCCGAACTCCGCGAAGCCGAACGCGACCGTGATGGCCGCGAAGACGACGACGAAGTGGACGAGCTTCCTGATGGGCAGCTTCGCGTGACGGTCGAGCCCGCGGCGGTCCATCACACGGTTCGCCAGCGGGAGAACGACCACGCGGCCGACGACGTACACCACGACGAACGCGATGACGAACTTCGTGAACTGCGCCGTCACGCCGAGGATGCCGTCGGGCACGCCCAGGTCAGAGAGGACACCTCTGACCCCGGTGTAGCCGTTGTTCCCCTGGAGGAACAGGCCGGTGAGCAGCGCGAACGCCCCCGACATCAGTGGTACACCGCGGTGTTCCCTCGTGTCTCTATCAGTTCCGCGTCGACCAGCTCCGCGAGCTCCTCGGCGAGTTCCGCCGTCGACGTGCCGCCGCGGGCCGCCCGCAGGAACTTCGCTTTCACCAGTTCGGACGATTTGAGCTGGTCCTCTAGCTCCGCTGTCACCGATTCGATTCCACCCTTACCGACCCAGACCGTCACGTCGAGGTCGTGTGCCTGCTTCCGAAGGTCCTCTCTACTCATTCGTGGCTCCGGCTTTGCGGGCCAGCGGTTTGAATGTTGTTCCAAACAGCCGTAAGAACCGGTATAGCGCCGCCGCTCGGGGCCGTCTCCGGCCCACTCCACCCTTACTCGTACGGGTACCGCGCGTGCGCTCCACAGTCGCAGGTGACCACCACGTGGCCGTCCTGCAGACGCACGCGCGCGTTCGTCCCCGGAACGAGGTACGCGTCGCAGGCATCGCAGGTGAAGCGCTTGAACCGCCGCGGGAGCGAGAGCCGGTTCCGCTCGGCGATGCGTCTCGCCAGCCGCACGTAGTACCGGGCCCGTTCATCCTCGCCTGCGCGGGTCGCCTCCCTCGCGAGGCAGTCGAGCCGTTCGATCCGCTCCGCCGCGACGCTCATTCCTGTCACGTGGTTTCTGGTGGGTGGGCAAAGGGCTACCGTTGTCGAGTGGGGTTCCGGCAGCTGGCCCGTCTCGGCAGCTGGCTCTCGTCCGGCGGCTGCAAACGCTCGGGAGCCGCGACGGATGGGGCCGCCACCTCGGGTGAGTCACTCCGGTTCACGAACACGAGTCGAAACCTATTTTCTGTCGTCGGGTAACCAACGGGACAGTGCGCGTCCTGAACCACCTCGAACTGGAGTCCCAGATGCACCGGAGCGGCATGGGAACGGCCGCAGACCAGCAGCGCGAGGCGCTCTCGCGGGCGGCACCGGAGATAGACGTGGTCACGTCGCCGTGGACCGACGGCTCGATGCCCGACGCGCTGTTCGCGTCGTGGGCCTACGGCGACGACCCGCTCGTGGACTACGACATCGCGCACCTGAACATGGCGGGTCCGGTGTCGCTCGGGCTGGCACGCCGGGCGAAGGCGCAGGACATCCCCCTGATTCTGCACACCCACGTCACGAAGGAGGACTTCCGGGACTCGTTCCGCTTCTCGAACGTCGTCGCGCCGGCGCTGGGTGTCTACCTCAAGCACTTCTACTCCCAGGCCGACCTCGTGCTCTGTCCCTCCGAGTACACGAAGGGGGTGCTGGAGTCGTACCCGGTCGACGCGCCCATCAAGCCGATCTCGAACGGCATCGACCTCGAACCGCTCGAAGGCTACGAGTCGTTCCGCGAGGCGACCCGGGCGGAGTACGACCTCGACGGGATGGTCGTCTTCGCGGTCGGGAACGTCTTCGAGCGGAAGGGGCTGACGACGTTCTGCGAGCTGGCGCAGGCGACCGACTACGACTTCACCTGGTTCGGGACCTACGAGGAGGGGCCGGCGGCGTCGAAGACGGTGCGGAGGTGGGTCCAGGACCCCCCGGAGAACGTCACCTTCACCGGCTGGGTCGACGA harbors:
- a CDS encoding mechanosensitive ion channel family protein, whose product is MSGAFALLTGLFLQGNNGYTGVRGVLSDLGVPDGILGVTAQFTKFVIAFVVVYVVGRVVVLPLANRVMDRRGLDRHAKLPIRKLVHFVVVFAAITVAFGFAEFGNFLTALATIGAAATLAIGFAMQDIIANFVSGVFIFTDKPFRIGDWIEWNGNSGIVEDISLRVTRVRTFDNELLTVPNSQLTSNVVKNPVAKDQLRLQFLFGIGYDDDIDQATDIILEEASAHEGILDDPEPSVRLTELGDSSVGLKSRIWIENPSRADFVKTRGEYVQAVKERFDEEGIDIPYPNRTVGGALEIEQLANVPADD
- a CDS encoding DUF5798 family protein, with protein sequence MGLGSKAKALQTVADRAEQLYAQLMDIRERLARIEDDIEDSSDRVVTIERELEEQRVILDALAEDAGLDIERRIAEASITHAESSGDTNEGGDTDATEEGAAATEDEATEGGNSTAEDGTDDE
- a CDS encoding geranylgeranylglycerol-phosphate geranylgeranyltransferase; translation: MTTTQEQLAGLLELTRPVNALVAGVLTFIGAFVAVGASVFDPAPVTNAAAAVAATVLAAAAGNAINDYFDRDIDRINDPDRAIPRGAVTPRGALLWSAVLFVGAAVAALFLPLLAIGIAAFNLLSLVLYTKFFKGTPGFGNLLVAYLGGSTFLFGGAAVGNAATAATLFALAALSTVSREIIKDVEDIDGDREEGLTTLPVAIGERRSLLVAAGALALAVLASPVPYFTGTFGVVYLVAVLPADAVMAYAAYEGFSDPTASQSRLKYGMFLAAGAFIVGRAVVAFG
- a CDS encoding ribonuclease P protein component 4, with the protein product MSVAAERIERLDCLAREATRAGEDERARYYVRLARRIAERNRLSLPRRFKRFTCDACDAYLVPGTNARVRLQDGHVVVTCDCGAHARYPYE
- a CDS encoding YhbY family RNA-binding protein; this translates as MSREDLRKQAHDLDVTVWVGKGGIESVTAELEDQLKSSELVKAKFLRAARGGTSTAELAEELAELVDAELIETRGNTAVYH
- a CDS encoding CoA-binding protein — protein: MPIQTDAELEQLFDLDTIAVVGCSTTPGKAAHDVPKYMQARGYEIVPVNPFADEILGERAYDSLDEVDREVDIVDVFRPSEEVPGIVDDVLERDDVEALWLQLGIADDEAAARAEKAGLLVVQNKCIKVEHSRLRG
- a CDS encoding PLP-dependent cysteine synthase family protein, with the translated sequence MTTHERPLGSVLDTVGRTPLVEVQAAPDEVSVYAKLESFNPGASVKDRIGKYMLEAMLDRGELEPGGTVIEPTAGNTGIGFALAAGQLGVDAVFVVPERFSVEKQQLMRALGAEVINTPTEDGMERAIDRAYELADELDGAVVPQQFGNPLNVEAHYETTAPEIYDALDGAVGAIVAGCGTAGTLMGLAEYGHERDPETYVAAVEPEGSLYSEFKGAHPDEGEYKIEGIGTHDIDTNELFDPSLVDDIVQVADRAAHEEVSRLASEEGQLVASSAAAASIAAQGVAERIESGEIDAPYDTVVTVFPDSSERYLSKGIYRSFAEWDG
- a CDS encoding glycosyltransferase — translated: MRVLNHLELESQMHRSGMGTAADQQREALSRAAPEIDVVTSPWTDGSMPDALFASWAYGDDPLVDYDIAHLNMAGPVSLGLARRAKAQDIPLILHTHVTKEDFRDSFRFSNVVAPALGVYLKHFYSQADLVLCPSEYTKGVLESYPVDAPIKPISNGIDLEPLEGYESFREATRAEYDLDGMVVFAVGNVFERKGLTTFCELAQATDYDFTWFGTYEEGPAASKTVRRWVQDPPENVTFTGWVDDKRMAYGAGDVFCFPAKVENQGLVVLEAMACEKACVLRDIPVFREYFEDGHDCLICEDFAEFEDALARLEADPELRERLGKNARQTAESHGLDEIGAELADTYRDLIAGH
- a CDS encoding DUF7548 family protein, which produces MVDVRTPPTVGIAAGIGFVIAVFAPYVALSSSGVAALETYYGYGLVAPTYLTLFALVGIVVLAAGREARTEPDLAAGVALVIGLAATLLTLLWATGVEESVVSSIGTETWLAYHRWVVLALGVVFTGTSVWYADVLGVLRG
- a CDS encoding RAD55 family ATPase, which produces MYDLADVLPDAELDPGTNLLIAGPPLTGKRRIALDILASGSTQGEGSIVVTTKDSAEKIIEEYAGRVDDIDAVDVGVVDCVTKQRGVGNVKDDARIKYASSPVDMTGIGIKLSEFLEEFYEVRGHRKNRILLHSVSTLLMYSDLQTVFRFLHVFTGRVQSADALGVYVIDSTAHDDQTMNTLKQLFDAVIEVEEGDGGEPTLHTAGIASR